The DNA sequence aaaaatggtaaaagtgaaatgggacaaattatgtggaacagatcaaaatgaaaaattgggacgaattatctagaacggatgaagtattacTTATTGCATTTCATTTATTCACTCTTCTCATCCCCCGAGTATAAATTTTCGCTctagatataattaaattggagGGTTGTGAGAGGATGGGATGGCTACTGGAGGACTGTGATTGtgaatgattaaataaatattaaccAGAATGTAGTAATTTTGTAGTCAACTATTGGGcaagttttgaaaatttcatttatgacTATTCACCAATTTTGGAAAcagaaaattattgatatatcttcaaaaagagaaaatgactatatataatcttaaattattttattttacacaattaaatcGTTTTATACATTTAACTTAAAAACTTGGgatcatttttacatcatgaCCTCCTTTCTAAACTTGTGAGTCGAAGTCTCGAATAGATGGTCTCATGcccaaatttaatcatcaTACTAAGTTATTGTCATGGGTTCATATAATGGCAGATCCAGATCCATGATTTTAACGATGAAGGcctaaattcaaaatttatactagtaatatttttccataatATTTCTATGTATCTTAAATCAAATCATTCCACGATTAAATTCAAGGAAATATGTATTAATGAGCAGTTTAATCCAGTTCCTCTGGAGTGATGATGTATTCATACTCACAAATTTATCACATATTGCCTTGTTTTACAACTGCAAAATAATCTATACTCATTTGATTTTACCTCCTAATTCCCTCCTCTATATATAGTTACATTGGATATAAAAGAGGTATCAGTTGTCTTGATTTTCTGAATTAAGATGGGGGTGGGATTGTTGGTGGGGTGTTTTCTAGTGTTTTTGATAGTGAGATGGGTGGCTAGAAAGATAAATTTCTGGTTATATGAAAGCAAATTAGGTGCAACAAGATATGAACTTCCTCCTGGTGACTTGGGTTTGCCTCTCATTGGTAACATGTGGTCTTTCCTCAGATCTTTCAAGTCCAACAATCCCGAATCCTTTGTCTCAGACCTTGTTCACAGGTCTGTgttaatacaaaaaaaatgtgtactAAATGACGAcgatctttaaatttatgttcatttatcaataaaaaaaaatgtgtgtgctcataataatatttataattataattataattgctAGCTTGATTTCATCAGTACATGTCACGTGTGATAAATCAGATTCGGGCGCACGGGGATGTACAAGGTGTACATGTTTGGCCACCCTAGCATCATCGTGACAACCCCGGAAGCATGCCGACGTGTACTAAATGACGACGACGGGTTCAAGCCCGGGTGGCCCGCCTCAACCGAGGAACTCATGGGAAGGAAGTCATTTGTGTCCATCCCGGACCAAGAACACAAATGGCTGCGCAAGTTGACGGCCGCCCCTGTCAACGGCTTTGAGGCACTCACCGTGTACATGAAATACATCGAGGAGAATGTCATCGTAGCCTTGGAGAAATGGGAGAACATGGGACAAATCGAACTCTTAACCGAGCTTAGAAGGCTCACTTTCAAGATCATCATGCACATTTTCTTGAGCTCGGAGGGCGAGCACGTGAGGGAGGTGTTGGAGAAGGAGTACACCGCTTTAAACTATGGAGTCCGAGCCATGGCCATCAATGTGCCCGGGTTTGCTTACCATAACGCGCTTAAGGTAATGCGTTTGCTCgttttttgtttgaagttttaatTGCTGGTTGGCTTAGATTTGGGGTTGATGGTTTTAGGCACGAAAGCGGCTTGTGGCTGTGCTGAGTGCTATAGTGAGTAAGCGAAGGGCGGAGAGAGAGGAGGATCCATCGCGGCCGAGGAGAGACATGATGGATGCTCTGTTGGATGCTGAGGATGAGAATGGTAGAAGATTGGATGATGAAGggattgttgatattttgattatgtatCTGAATGCAGGGCATGAATCTTCAGGGCACACAACTATGTGGGCTGCCCTTTTCTTACAGCAGAATCCAGACATGTTCAACAAGGCTAAGGTAAGTTTCCTTTTCACTACAAAGATTTTTCAACTTATTTGGTAATGATTGGATATACTAATGAGTAACATTGATTCAGGCTGAGCAAGAGGAGATTATAAGAAATAGGCCTTCTGATCAGAAAGGCTTGACACTGAAAGAAATCAGAAAGATGGATTATGTCAATAAGGTTATTGATGAAACGCTTCGCGTAGTTTCCTTCTCGTTGATGGTCTTTAGAGAAGCAAAGAAAGATGTCTCTGTTTGTGGTAATTAAACAATACATTTATCTCTTGGAAATCTTTGCAAAGAAACtagaaaaaataactaattttcccATATTTGTGTTTATATGCAAAGGTTACACCATTCCGAAAGGGTGGAAGGTCTTGGTGTGGTTTAGGAGCGTTCACTACGACTCTGAGACATGGCCCGACCCGAAGAAGTTTAATCCTTCGAGATGGGATGTGAGTGTTCATTGAGGCCATTGTCTTTATTATTGACAACCAACAACTCTTTAACATAATAGTTCTACATCCTTTGATATGTGCAGGACTTCATTCCAAAAGCGGGAAATTTCCTTCCATTTGGAGGTGGAAGCAGATTGTGCCCCGGGAATGATCTAGCCAAGCTTGAAGTTTCAATCTTCCTCCACCATTTCCTTCTCAACTACGAGTGAGTATACACATAAACATGAAACACCCGTTGTTCGTCTTGGAATATTTTTGTGACATGGCTCTTACAATCGCTTTGTTGATCACAGATTCGATCGAGCCAATCCTGATAGTCCGGTTATGTACCTGCCGCACACAAGGCCTAAAGACAACTGTCTGGGAATGATTAAAAGAGTGACTAGTAGAACTACATAGATTTTTACTATGTAAAAAGCTATTATGGCCTTTCTGCAGCTCCCttctttattttgcatttttgtcTTGTTGAACTACATGTCTACATTTTACTACAATTAGAGGATTATCAAGAATTATTAAGTTCTTTCTTTTGCTGCTGGATTGGATGATTCTATTTGTCTTTactaattagtactactatcttACATTTGGTTCAATGTAATGTTTTCCTAGTGACAATAGTGAAAGATATATTTTGAGaacctctctctttctctctgtTCACtaactaatactactactaacaATATAAAGGGTGGGTAGAGTTGTCAAATGGTTGGGACGGCCCAACCCAACCGAGCCTAGGCATGCCTCGGGCCAATCAGCTTGGGGCCCGGCCCAGCTCAGGCCCACCATTGAAGCGAGTTGGActgaatttctttttataaattcagaCTCAACCCAGACCCATTTAGATAGTGGGCTAAGCTGGGTcatgcaaatttttttttcatcaacggtttgaaatataatactccattacttactatataaatttataactaaaggaatagtaataaaataattgctATGGTTAATAGCCAAATTTATATCCCTGACAATATAAAGGGTGGTCTATCAGCTTAATGGGTGAGGCCCAAACTACTGGTCCAAGTTTCAAAACagtaaagatattttaaattttgtactcCATTAATTGTGTCTTAATTAACAAGTTCAAATTCTTGtgtatattttcaaatttgtaatgGCATGAATGATAGATTGATAGCCAATAATCACTCTTAGTTGTCATgtgattaataaaattttggataatttCATCTCTACATTAATGTTTCGATGATTCTATATGAGACGCGTTTTTACAAATTcttagcattttatttttcaacccAATAAATGAGATTTGCTGTTAGTTCTGCAGTATggttgaaaattataaaacaataactAATCGAGACAAATGAAAGATCAGAAAATCTCGGCGACTTTTGGGATTTAATGAGGTTTAAATTCTAGTACTCCAcattatgtcattttatactaatttttgAGTGAAATCGTGGTGTGTTGTTTCACACTAATTCATTAACATCAAAAGTCCAAATGATGacctaatttttcaaaattttaaattagggGGTTGAGGgaataaaaacataaagtaaGAGCTTTCAATTGTGggatcattaattaatatctcgATGGTGATGGTCAAAACAACCccattatattttaatctcagtccaaatattattaaaatttctgAAAGAAAGGGGAGTGTGTCAGCCATGTGAGACTAAATAAATTTCAGAGTATTAGTCTTAAAAAGTGATATAAATTTCGAGGGAATTCtgatatttttcatgaattctGAAGGTGGTATTGCTAACTTTAAGATTGATATCTGCtgatcattttttaaatccgACAGATCtacaaaacatattttatcttattaacTACATATTATTCAAAGTTTAATTCAAGAATTAAGGTGTTGTAATGACGTCGTTTCatgtataatataaaatacatactccctccgtccgcgattaggagtcccggtcacttttgcgcacatatttttataaaaataataaaaaatagttagggttgagaaatggtaaagtaaaaaagagaataatgttgagaagactcttgtcaacattttcttttttactttacaatttctgcactttaactattttttattttttttataaaacgggtgcacaaaagtgaccgggacttctaatcgcggacggagggagtagatatTATGGCTAGCCATGTAAGATAAAAATCTGCTGGAAaaaattactccttccgttccaaTTAAGTTGAGACATAACTTTTGACCacggaaattaagaaattgtgttgaaaagtaggagatgaaaataaagtgagaaagataaagagagagtaaattaGATGGTGGAATATAGTAAGAGTGAttggatgttttattttttgtcaaaaggaaaaatgactcaatttagttgggacatcccaaagaAGAATACGACTTAACTTAgttggaacggagagagtactaatttttgggccaaattaggaa is a window from the Salvia hispanica cultivar TCC Black 2014 chromosome 1, UniMelb_Shisp_WGS_1.0, whole genome shotgun sequence genome containing:
- the LOC125202734 gene encoding ent-kaurenoic acid oxidase 1-like — translated: MGVGLLVGCFLVFLIVRWVARKINFWLYESKLGATRYELPPGDLGLPLIGNMWSFLRSFKSNNPESFVSDLVHRFGRTGMYKVYMFGHPSIIVTTPEACRRVLNDDDGFKPGWPASTEELMGRKSFVSIPDQEHKWLRKLTAAPVNGFEALTVYMKYIEENVIVALEKWENMGQIELLTELRRLTFKIIMHIFLSSEGEHVREVLEKEYTALNYGVRAMAINVPGFAYHNALKARKRLVAVLSAIVSKRRAEREEDPSRPRRDMMDALLDAEDENGRRLDDEGIVDILIMYLNAGHESSGHTTMWAALFLQQNPDMFNKAKAEQEEIIRNRPSDQKGLTLKEIRKMDYVNKVIDETLRVVSFSLMVFREAKKDVSVCGYTIPKGWKVLVWFRSVHYDSETWPDPKKFNPSRWDDFIPKAGNFLPFGGGSRLCPGNDLAKLEVSIFLHHFLLNYEFDRANPDSPVMYLPHTRPKDNCLGMIKRVTSRTT